Proteins encoded together in one Alkalihalobacillus sp. TS-13 window:
- a CDS encoding YfhJ family protein, with protein MEETFHDLAEELRRKNPHLTYEEARSWVEALWEDFEATRARAGRSYKGQEVTERIVREWIMRFGEKLHEYFSANPKFQHLLKKGPKQ; from the coding sequence ATGGAAGAAACCTTTCATGATCTAGCTGAAGAATTAAGGAGAAAGAATCCACATTTGACGTATGAAGAAGCGCGAAGCTGGGTGGAAGCGTTATGGGAAGATTTCGAAGCGACACGTGCACGTGCGGGGCGCAGCTACAAAGGTCAAGAAGTGACTGAACGGATCGTTCGAGAGTGGATCATGCGTTTCGGTGAAAAACTCCACGAGTATTTCAGCGCGAATCCAAAATTCCAGCACCTATTGAAAAAAGGACCGAAGCAATGA
- a CDS encoding metal-dependent hydrolase, translated as MDTGTHIVMGIGIGGLATLDPVIAQDPLTIQAVLIGTIIGSNAPDFDTVLKLKNNAIYLRNHRGITHSVPAVVLWPLLIVGCLELFFPGANMLHVWLWTFLSVFLHVFVDIFNAYGTQALHPFSKKWIAHGMINIFDPFIFASHILGFILWYQGFHPGYTFLTIYIVLVGYYIWRYLAKRQTIKMVKEEVPDATKVIVCPTMRWGQKHVAVMSPGQFHVIEVKNDQLTIHDVYDRKPVPKNPILDEAVKDSNLAAFLSFSPVYRWEVEEEEAGYEVRFIDLRYRSKGHYPFVAVVKLDEELNISSSFTGWVYSEKTLRRKLDVATTN; from the coding sequence ATGGATACAGGTACACATATCGTAATGGGTATCGGAATAGGTGGACTCGCCACCCTGGATCCGGTCATCGCACAGGATCCTCTAACAATTCAGGCCGTTTTAATCGGGACAATCATTGGCTCCAATGCTCCCGATTTTGATACCGTATTAAAACTGAAAAATAATGCGATCTATTTGAGGAACCACCGTGGTATTACGCACTCGGTCCCGGCGGTAGTGCTCTGGCCGCTCTTGATTGTAGGATGTCTGGAATTGTTTTTCCCAGGAGCGAACATGCTGCACGTCTGGTTATGGACGTTCTTATCCGTATTCCTGCACGTGTTCGTCGACATTTTTAATGCATACGGCACTCAGGCACTTCATCCCTTCTCAAAAAAGTGGATTGCTCATGGGATGATCAATATATTTGACCCGTTCATATTTGCTTCGCATATTCTTGGTTTTATCCTTTGGTACCAGGGATTCCACCCAGGCTACACATTTTTGACGATTTATATCGTTCTGGTCGGATATTATATTTGGCGGTACCTGGCAAAAAGACAGACGATAAAGATGGTCAAAGAAGAAGTGCCGGATGCAACGAAAGTGATCGTGTGCCCGACTATGCGATGGGGACAAAAGCATGTGGCTGTTATGAGCCCTGGTCAATTCCATGTCATTGAAGTGAAAAATGACCAGCTGACAATCCACGATGTATATGACCGAAAGCCAGTTCCGAAAAATCCGATCTTAGACGAAGCCGTCAAAGACTCGAACCTTGCTGCCTTCTTGTCCTTCTCTCCTGTTTATCGTTGGGAAGTTGAAGAAGAGGAGGCTGGATATGAAGTGCGGTTCATCGATTTAAGATATCGTTCCAAAGGGCACTATCCGTTCGTCGCTGTCGTGAAATTGGATGAAGAACTTAACATCTCCAGTTCTTTTACAGGCTGGGTTTACAGTGAAAAAACTTTACGGCGCAAATTGGATGTCGCCACGACGAATTAA
- a CDS encoding ABC transporter ATP-binding protein — protein MKFVRPYTKQIIVTVIIGIFKFGIPLLIPLILKYVVDDVINADISVEEKLSRLSWVLGGAFFVFIVLRPPIEYYRQYYAQWTASKILYDIRDSLFSHIQRLSLKFYSNTKVGEIISRVIHDVEQTKAFVITGLMNVWLDMFTIVIAIAIMSTMDVWLTLVAISLLPLYGLSVKYFYSRLRRLTKDRSQALAEVQGHLHERVQGITVIRSFAIEDYEHEQFDVRNSNFLNRALDHTSWNARTFAVVNTITDIAPMLVIGVAGYFAITEKITVGSMVAFVAYMDRLYNPLRRLVNSSTTLTQAIASMDRVFDFMDETYDIEDKPGAKKLKHVDGNVSFDRVTFQYNEEEEPVLRDIRLDVKAGETIALVGMSGGGKSSLVSLIPRFYDVTSGRILLDGEDIRNYQVRTLRNQIGMVLQDNILFSESVRMNIKMGNPHASDEEMISAAKATNAHDFIMKLPQGYDTKIGERGVKLSGGQKQRLAIARVFLKNPPLLVLDEATSALDLESEQLIQESLQTLAADRTTFIVAHRLATITHADRIVVIGDGEISEIGSHEKLMANKSSYYNLFTVQALDEK, from the coding sequence ATGAAGTTTGTACGACCCTACACGAAACAGATCATTGTGACCGTGATCATCGGGATATTCAAGTTCGGAATCCCGTTATTGATTCCGTTGATTTTAAAATACGTCGTCGATGACGTGATCAATGCAGATATAAGTGTTGAAGAGAAGTTATCCCGCTTGTCCTGGGTGTTGGGCGGCGCTTTTTTTGTTTTTATCGTATTACGCCCGCCGATTGAGTATTACCGTCAATACTATGCGCAGTGGACAGCGAGCAAAATCCTTTACGACATCCGGGATAGCTTGTTCAGCCACATCCAGCGCCTTAGCCTCAAGTTCTATTCCAATACGAAAGTTGGCGAGATCATTTCGCGGGTTATCCATGATGTCGAGCAGACGAAAGCCTTCGTCATTACGGGGCTGATGAATGTTTGGCTTGACATGTTCACGATCGTCATTGCCATTGCAATAATGAGTACAATGGATGTCTGGCTGACACTCGTTGCAATCTCTTTGCTGCCACTTTACGGTTTATCCGTCAAATATTTCTACAGTCGGTTGAGGAGACTCACAAAAGATCGTTCTCAGGCGCTGGCAGAGGTTCAGGGACACTTGCACGAACGTGTCCAGGGGATAACAGTGATCAGAAGTTTTGCTATTGAGGACTATGAGCATGAGCAGTTCGATGTCCGTAACTCGAACTTTTTGAACCGAGCACTTGATCATACATCTTGGAATGCACGGACATTTGCTGTTGTCAATACAATTACCGATATCGCACCAATGCTTGTTATCGGGGTTGCTGGTTATTTTGCGATTACAGAAAAAATTACTGTAGGTTCGATGGTTGCGTTTGTTGCCTACATGGATCGTCTATACAATCCATTACGCCGTCTGGTGAACTCATCGACTACACTAACTCAAGCAATCGCCTCTATGGATCGAGTTTTTGATTTCATGGATGAAACGTATGATATCGAAGACAAACCAGGTGCAAAAAAATTGAAGCATGTCGACGGGAATGTTTCCTTCGACCGAGTTACCTTCCAATACAACGAAGAAGAGGAGCCGGTTTTAAGGGATATCCGACTTGATGTGAAAGCAGGCGAAACGATCGCTCTTGTTGGAATGAGCGGCGGTGGTAAATCATCTTTAGTCAGTTTGATACCGAGATTTTATGATGTGACAAGTGGAAGAATTCTGCTGGATGGGGAAGACATCCGTAACTATCAAGTCCGTACGCTGAGAAACCAGATCGGCATGGTGCTTCAGGATAATATCTTGTTCAGTGAATCCGTCCGGATGAATATCAAAATGGGTAATCCTCATGCTTCAGATGAAGAAATGATTAGTGCCGCTAAAGCTACGAATGCCCATGACTTCATCATGAAGCTCCCACAAGGGTATGACACGAAAATCGGTGAACGAGGGGTCAAACTCTCAGGTGGTCAAAAACAACGACTTGCGATTGCAAGAGTATTTTTGAAGAATCCACCATTACTCGTCTTGGATGAAGCAACTTCTGCGTTAGACTTGGAAAGTGAGCAGCTAATCCAAGAGTCCCTGCAAACCCTGGCTGCTGACAGGACTACTTTCATCGTAGCGCACAGATTGGCTACGATCACGCATGCAGACCGGATTGTTGTGATTGGAGATGGTGAGATTTCTGAAATCGGTTCGCATGAAAAATTAATGGCCAATAAAAGTAGTTATTACAATTTGTTTACTGTACAAGCGTTAGACGAAAAATAG
- a CDS encoding ABC transporter ATP-binding protein: MDTPVLDVKGLKTYFFTDDGEVPAVDNVDFHVKRGEVLGIVGESGCGKSVTSLSVMGLVPSPPGKVVGGEILYKGEDLTKATDKRMRQIRGNDIAMIFQEPMTSLNPVYKIGNQLIEAIRLHNNWDKKKAWNRAVEIMKLVGLPRAEELMDSYPHQLSGGMRQRVMIAMAMVCNPEVLIADEPTTALDVTIQAQILDLMKRLNDETDTSIIMITHDLGVVAEMCQRIVVMYAGKVIEEANVETIFKKPKHPYTVGLIQSVPDMRQKKDRLYSIPGTVPKPGSIKKGCSFAPRCEHAFDRCFAETPQLEEQEDGSRVRCWLHDS, translated from the coding sequence ATGGATACTCCAGTACTGGACGTTAAGGGTTTAAAGACCTATTTTTTCACTGATGATGGTGAAGTGCCCGCTGTCGATAATGTCGACTTTCATGTCAAGCGAGGCGAGGTCCTTGGGATTGTCGGAGAGTCAGGTTGCGGAAAAAGCGTAACATCACTCTCGGTTATGGGGCTTGTTCCTTCTCCTCCAGGAAAAGTAGTAGGTGGGGAGATCCTTTACAAAGGTGAAGATTTAACAAAAGCAACGGATAAACGGATGAGACAAATTCGCGGGAACGATATCGCGATGATCTTCCAAGAACCGATGACATCATTGAATCCAGTATATAAAATAGGGAACCAGCTCATCGAAGCCATCCGGCTGCACAACAATTGGGATAAGAAGAAAGCCTGGAACCGTGCGGTCGAGATCATGAAATTGGTAGGGCTTCCACGAGCTGAAGAATTGATGGACAGCTATCCACATCAACTTTCCGGGGGTATGAGACAGAGGGTCATGATCGCAATGGCCATGGTTTGTAATCCGGAGGTACTTATAGCGGACGAGCCTACCACTGCACTGGATGTGACGATCCAAGCACAGATCCTAGATTTGATGAAACGTCTGAATGATGAAACGGATACATCTATCATCATGATCACACATGATCTTGGAGTCGTAGCTGAAATGTGTCAGCGAATCGTCGTCATGTATGCCGGTAAAGTCATTGAAGAAGCGAATGTAGAAACGATCTTTAAGAAGCCGAAGCATCCATATACAGTTGGATTGATTCAATCTGTTCCAGATATGCGCCAGAAGAAGGATCGTTTATATTCGATTCCAGGGACGGTACCGAAACCTGGATCGATTAAAAAAGGCTGCAGTTTCGCGCCACGTTGTGAACACGCTTTCGACCGCTGTTTTGCCGAAACACCACAATTAGAAGAACAAGAGGATGGAAGCCGGGTTCGCTGCTGGCTCCATGACAGCTAG
- the mutY gene encoding A/G-specific adenine glycosylase, whose amino-acid sequence MILKDELDLTIDVEAFQSNLLSWYETECRDLPWRRERDPYKIWVSEIMLQQTRVDTVIPYFERFMELFPTVTALANADEEKVLKAWEGLGYYSRARNLQAAVREVEEKYQGIVPDRPKDIQSLKGVGPYTAGAIASIAFGQPEPAVDGNVMRVLSRILLIDEDIAKPQTRKIFEEAVRVLISEENPSHFNQGLMELGATICTPKNPTCLLCPVQSHCKAFDEGLQDELPVKKKKLKNKTLPIAVALLENAQGETIIEKRSATGLLANFWQFPNHETVSGNELPQKDQLKVHLEEKYPIQANLNDKLLSFRHIFSHLTWNITVYSGTFTANEPIEETKLVSKKQLESYPLPVPHQKIAALWKGE is encoded by the coding sequence ATAATTTTGAAAGACGAACTTGATTTGACAATAGATGTAGAAGCTTTTCAATCCAATTTGCTCTCCTGGTATGAAACTGAATGCAGAGACTTACCATGGAGAAGAGAACGGGATCCTTATAAAATCTGGGTTTCTGAAATCATGCTTCAGCAAACCCGAGTCGATACGGTGATCCCTTATTTTGAACGTTTCATGGAATTGTTTCCAACTGTCACAGCACTTGCGAATGCAGATGAAGAAAAAGTGCTGAAGGCTTGGGAAGGTCTAGGGTACTATTCCCGAGCCAGAAATCTTCAAGCTGCCGTCCGTGAAGTCGAAGAAAAGTATCAGGGCATTGTGCCAGATCGCCCGAAAGACATCCAGTCATTAAAAGGTGTTGGCCCTTATACAGCAGGAGCGATCGCAAGCATTGCATTTGGTCAACCTGAACCTGCTGTCGACGGCAATGTCATGCGGGTCCTTTCAAGAATTTTATTGATCGATGAGGACATTGCAAAGCCTCAGACTCGGAAAATCTTTGAAGAAGCTGTACGGGTCCTCATTTCTGAAGAAAATCCATCCCATTTCAATCAAGGTCTGATGGAATTAGGTGCAACCATCTGTACCCCTAAAAATCCAACATGCCTGTTATGTCCTGTCCAATCGCATTGTAAAGCGTTTGATGAAGGATTGCAGGACGAACTGCCTGTCAAAAAGAAAAAACTCAAAAACAAAACCTTACCGATCGCTGTCGCACTGCTTGAAAATGCGCAAGGTGAAACGATCATTGAAAAAAGATCCGCTACCGGTTTGCTTGCGAATTTTTGGCAGTTTCCTAATCATGAAACAGTAAGCGGAAATGAACTTCCACAAAAAGATCAGCTCAAAGTCCACTTAGAAGAAAAATACCCTATTCAAGCCAATTTAAACGACAAATTGCTCAGCTTCCGGCATATCTTTTCCCATCTGACGTGGAATATCACGGTTTATTCTGGAACGTTTACGGCAAACGAACCTATAGAAGAAACTAAGCTCGTATCAAAAAAACAACTGGAGTCGTATCCTTTACCTGTCCCACATCAAAAAATTGCAGCATTATGGAAAGGAGAATGA
- a CDS encoding YpzG family protein gives MAKDNRDRLHPAYEDPFQSPRANPKHSFHQVNGETERSLHNHVLKVETRKRS, from the coding sequence ATGGCAAAAGACAACCGCGACAGGCTGCACCCTGCCTATGAAGATCCTTTTCAATCACCTCGAGCTAACCCTAAGCATTCGTTTCATCAAGTTAACGGTGAAACTGAACGAAGCTTGCATAACCATGTATTGAAAGTTGAAACACGTAAGCGTTCCTAG
- a CDS encoding SOS response-associated peptidase, with amino-acid sequence MCGRFTLTAEIDLLMDWFEIDEIASELDLPARYNIAPSQEILAIVSNGDKRRAGFLKWGLVPFWAKDPSIGHKLINARAETVPEKPSFKHAFKKRRCLIPADGFFEWKKEGKQKQPKYIKLKNETPFAFAGLWEKWKDDKGTPVHTCTILTTEPNELMADIHNRMPVILPEEDYSRWLQWDGETDALVDMMKPFDATKMMAYDVPTIVNSPRNDVPDCIEKVSP; translated from the coding sequence ATGTGTGGACGCTTTACGTTGACAGCTGAAATTGATCTTCTGATGGATTGGTTTGAAATTGACGAAATCGCCTCAGAGCTGGATTTGCCTGCACGATATAATATCGCACCATCGCAAGAGATCCTGGCCATTGTTTCAAATGGTGATAAGCGGAGGGCGGGGTTTTTAAAATGGGGATTGGTTCCTTTCTGGGCGAAAGACCCCTCAATCGGGCACAAATTGATCAATGCTAGAGCTGAGACAGTACCAGAAAAACCAAGTTTCAAGCATGCCTTCAAAAAAAGGAGATGCCTGATTCCGGCGGATGGATTTTTCGAATGGAAAAAAGAAGGAAAACAAAAACAACCGAAATACATAAAATTGAAGAATGAAACTCCTTTCGCCTTTGCAGGATTATGGGAAAAGTGGAAGGATGATAAGGGGACACCTGTTCATACGTGTACGATCCTGACGACAGAGCCCAATGAACTGATGGCGGATATTCATAATCGGATGCCTGTCATCTTACCGGAAGAGGACTATTCGAGATGGCTCCAATGGGACGGAGAGACTGATGCGTTGGTTGATATGATGAAACCGTTCGATGCTACAAAAATGATGGCTTATGATGTACCGACGATTGTGAATTCACCGCGTAACGACGTCCCTGATTGTATTGAGAAGGTATCACCTTAA
- a CDS encoding TIGR01777 family oxidoreductase: protein MKIAISGGSGFVGQALTDHFTEKGKDVYILTRDPDGKPEKERVTYIKWLNDDHQLDELPELDAIVNLAGESINGRWTEEKKEKILSSRIDSTRAIMDLIERQGTKPEVLINASAVGYYGTSQTEKFDEWKEEAGDDFLAEVTNQWENEALKAKDYGVRVVYTRFGLILDRAEGALPRMALPYKLYGGGPIGSGDQWYSWIHIRDVAGLIDFAIQNRSIDGPLNATSPHPVQMNDFGRLLGRSLNRPHWLPLPGFVLRTALGEMSTLILDGQKVYPQKALDHNFRFTYPTLSSALTAIYER, encoded by the coding sequence ATGAAAATCGCCATCTCAGGTGGTTCTGGCTTTGTTGGCCAAGCTTTGACCGATCACTTTACGGAAAAAGGAAAAGACGTCTATATCTTGACGAGGGATCCTGACGGAAAACCGGAAAAAGAAAGAGTAACCTATATAAAATGGCTGAATGATGATCATCAACTGGATGAACTTCCTGAACTAGATGCCATCGTAAATCTTGCTGGTGAATCGATCAACGGGAGATGGACCGAGGAAAAGAAGGAAAAGATCCTGTCGAGCCGTATTGATTCCACCCGTGCAATAATGGACCTGATCGAACGGCAAGGAACGAAACCTGAAGTACTGATCAACGCCTCTGCAGTCGGGTATTACGGAACCTCCCAAACGGAAAAATTCGATGAGTGGAAAGAAGAAGCTGGAGACGACTTCCTTGCTGAAGTGACGAATCAATGGGAAAACGAAGCTTTGAAAGCCAAAGATTATGGTGTACGTGTCGTTTATACTCGGTTCGGTCTCATTCTCGATAGAGCCGAAGGTGCATTGCCACGAATGGCTCTTCCCTATAAGTTATATGGCGGAGGTCCAATCGGTTCCGGCGACCAATGGTATTCATGGATTCATATTCGTGATGTGGCAGGCCTGATTGATTTTGCCATCCAAAACCGTTCAATTGATGGCCCATTGAATGCAACATCTCCCCACCCAGTCCAGATGAATGACTTCGGCAGACTTCTAGGACGTAGTTTGAACCGGCCACATTGGCTTCCGTTGCCTGGTTTTGTATTAAGAACCGCATTAGGAGAGATGAGTACCCTGATCCTTGATGGACAAAAGGTTTATCCACAGAAAGCTCTCGATCATAACTTTAGATTCACTTACCCTACCCTTTCATCTGCTTTGACCGCAATTTATGAACGATAA
- a CDS encoding small, acid-soluble spore protein K — MRNKAKNFPHTMSPDGEARAKGEYASKRTDGKTQTQPQERMSRSNRS; from the coding sequence ATGCGCAATAAAGCAAAAAACTTTCCTCATACCATGTCTCCTGACGGCGAAGCCCGCGCTAAAGGAGAATATGCATCTAAACGAACTGACGGTAAGACCCAGACTCAACCGCAAGAACGGATGAGCCGATCCAACCGTTCCTAA
- a CDS encoding SDR family NAD(P)-dependent oxidoreductase, with amino-acid sequence MDMHLINKTALVTGGSKGIGKAIAEGLLAEGVHVGICARGEEELEKMKQKHDGNSIYQGDLTDEKVREKIFDQFIDEHGSIDIIVNNAGGSNGGTIEETSVEQFREAMELNFHSAVHFSKLAVQKMKEQKQGSIINISSIYGRESGGKPTYNSSKAAMISFTKALADEAISHGIRVNGVAPGAILHPTGNWQKRLDENPEKIMQFVKDEIPGGRFGKAEEIADVVTFLASDRASWVVGATLNVDGGQSYSNS; translated from the coding sequence TTGGACATGCACCTTATAAACAAAACAGCGCTCGTTACAGGAGGCTCGAAAGGCATTGGAAAAGCGATTGCTGAAGGCTTACTAGCAGAAGGCGTACATGTTGGAATTTGTGCAAGAGGTGAAGAAGAACTTGAAAAAATGAAGCAGAAACACGATGGGAATTCGATTTACCAGGGAGACCTAACCGATGAAAAGGTCCGTGAAAAAATCTTCGATCAATTCATTGATGAGCATGGCAGCATCGATATTATAGTGAATAATGCAGGCGGCAGTAACGGCGGCACCATTGAAGAAACAAGCGTGGAACAGTTTCGAGAGGCGATGGAGTTGAACTTCCATTCAGCAGTCCATTTCAGCAAACTTGCGGTGCAGAAGATGAAGGAACAGAAGCAAGGTTCGATCATTAATATTTCAAGCATTTATGGGCGTGAATCCGGCGGAAAACCGACCTATAACAGTTCGAAAGCGGCAATGATCAGTTTCACCAAAGCATTGGCTGATGAAGCGATCAGCCATGGAATCAGGGTCAATGGCGTTGCACCTGGAGCAATTCTGCATCCGACTGGCAATTGGCAAAAAAGACTGGATGAGAATCCTGAGAAGATCATGCAATTTGTAAAAGATGAAATTCCTGGCGGTCGCTTTGGGAAGGCAGAGGAAATCGCAGATGTCGTTACATTTTTAGCATCAGATCGCGCAAGCTGGGTCGTAGGAGCGACTCTGAACGTCGATGGCGGCCAATCCTACTCGAACAGCTGA
- a CDS encoding DUF402 domain-containing protein, with protein sequence MSFPTTGSSIQIQSYKHNGQLHRVWEETIVLKGTSSVVIGGNDRIIVTESDGRQWRTREPAICYFNADQWFNVIGMLREHGIHYYCNLGTPFTYDEEALKYIDYDLDVKVFPDMTYTILDEDEFALHRKEMDYPKEINDILKRNMDELCSMINQRKGPFEPDFVESWYERFLEYR encoded by the coding sequence ATGTCTTTTCCGACCACTGGAAGTTCGATTCAAATTCAAAGTTACAAACATAATGGGCAGCTGCACCGTGTATGGGAAGAAACGATTGTACTAAAAGGAACTTCCTCAGTAGTAATCGGCGGAAATGACCGTATCATAGTCACTGAGTCTGACGGAAGACAATGGCGGACGAGAGAGCCAGCGATTTGTTATTTCAACGCAGACCAATGGTTCAATGTCATCGGGATGCTGCGTGAGCACGGAATCCATTACTACTGTAATTTGGGAACTCCTTTTACGTATGATGAAGAAGCCTTGAAGTATATTGATTATGATTTGGATGTAAAAGTATTTCCAGATATGACATATACAATACTTGATGAGGATGAGTTTGCTCTTCATCGTAAGGAAATGGATTATCCAAAAGAAATCAATGACATTTTAAAACGGAACATGGATGAATTATGTTCAATGATCAATCAACGTAAAGGTCCTTTTGAGCCTGACTTTGTTGAAAGTTGGTATGAACGATTCTTAGAATACCGTTAA
- a CDS encoding SDR family oxidoreductase, whose amino-acid sequence MKNNILITGAGTGLGESLALQYSAEGNHVYLVGRRLETLEQVEKQIKNAGGNATSIVCDITDHREVQSTIQSLLKSTAIDILINNAGTGCFGPLNSYTNEEIDQVLATNVKGTINLTRSVMPRFIEQGEGQIMNIISTAGLRGKKNESVYVASKFAVRGFTESLIKELEGTNIKATAVYMGGMDTPFWDETDHITDRSRLKSPDEVAKLIIDQNTGQAEIFIDR is encoded by the coding sequence ATGAAAAACAACATATTGATTACCGGAGCCGGAACAGGACTTGGCGAAAGCCTTGCCCTTCAATATAGTGCTGAAGGCAATCATGTCTATTTAGTCGGCCGCCGATTAGAGACACTTGAACAGGTTGAAAAACAGATAAAAAATGCTGGCGGAAATGCAACGAGCATTGTCTGTGACATCACCGATCACCGGGAAGTCCAGAGCACCATCCAGTCACTTTTAAAATCAACGGCAATCGATATCCTCATCAACAACGCCGGGACAGGCTGCTTCGGTCCTCTCAATTCATACACGAATGAAGAGATCGATCAAGTGCTGGCAACGAACGTCAAAGGTACGATCAACTTGACGAGATCCGTAATGCCCAGATTCATCGAACAAGGCGAAGGACAAATCATGAATATCATTTCGACAGCTGGATTACGCGGTAAGAAAAATGAATCCGTTTATGTGGCAAGTAAATTCGCTGTCAGAGGTTTTACCGAAAGTCTGATCAAAGAGCTTGAAGGGACGAACATCAAGGCGACCGCAGTCTATATGGGCGGGATGGACACGCCATTTTGGGATGAAACCGACCATATCACGGACCGATCCCGGCTTAAAAGCCCGGATGAAGTCGCAAAGCTTATCATCGACCAGAACACTGGACAGGCAGAGATTTTCATTGATCGTTAA
- a CDS encoding YfhH family protein translates to MSRLYSDMSEFEIHEEIRGLTEKARKAEQHGIVNEVAVYERKIAMAKSYLLDPSDYKKGEVYELGNDPGSTFEISYMNGVFAWGYRNDNKDLEAFPISMLRRK, encoded by the coding sequence ATGAGTAGATTATACAGTGATATGAGTGAGTTTGAAATACATGAAGAAATCAGAGGCTTGACGGAGAAAGCACGGAAAGCGGAACAGCACGGCATTGTGAATGAGGTCGCAGTGTATGAACGGAAGATCGCGATGGCGAAGAGTTACCTGCTTGACCCATCTGATTATAAAAAAGGTGAGGTGTACGAGCTTGGAAATGATCCTGGCAGTACATTTGAAATTTCCTATATGAATGGTGTTTTTGCCTGGGGATACCGTAATGATAATAAGGATCTCGAAGCATTTCCAATCTCCATGCTCCGAAGAAAATAG
- the recX gene encoding recombination regulator RecX: MKIAKITVQKKNKSRFNVYIDRGNGEEFGFGIDEEVYIKSGIRKGMELTDEQAEELLVQDQFSKGLNSAMHFLSFRMRSIQEVDQFLLKKEFEPSTRKAVIQRLQEMGYLNDRDFAKMFIRSKITTTKKGPKALKQELQQKGVSEKIIEEALTVFPQEEQIEEATNLVQKKAKQYKKLSENALKQKLTQILQQKGYPWSVTEQAIEKASLEKDEDEERETLDLQAQKAHRKYAKFTGWEYKQKMKQFLYRKGFPIELIEEWLSENQDLNDQ, translated from the coding sequence ATGAAAATAGCGAAGATCACAGTCCAGAAGAAAAACAAAAGTCGATTCAATGTATATATAGATCGTGGAAACGGGGAAGAATTCGGTTTCGGGATTGATGAGGAAGTGTACATAAAGTCAGGAATCAGAAAAGGAATGGAACTGACTGACGAACAAGCTGAAGAGCTACTCGTACAGGATCAATTCAGCAAAGGCTTGAACAGTGCGATGCATTTCCTCTCCTTTCGAATGCGATCGATTCAGGAAGTTGATCAATTTTTATTGAAAAAAGAGTTCGAACCCTCCACTAGAAAGGCCGTCATCCAGAGATTGCAAGAGATGGGGTATCTGAATGACCGGGATTTTGCGAAGATGTTTATCCGCAGTAAAATAACGACCACGAAAAAAGGTCCAAAAGCACTGAAACAGGAGCTTCAGCAAAAGGGTGTGTCGGAAAAAATCATCGAGGAAGCATTGACGGTTTTCCCACAGGAGGAGCAGATAGAGGAAGCAACGAACTTAGTACAGAAAAAAGCGAAGCAATACAAAAAGCTGAGTGAAAATGCGCTTAAACAGAAGCTTACTCAAATTTTACAGCAGAAGGGTTATCCGTGGAGTGTGACTGAGCAAGCGATAGAAAAAGCCTCTCTTGAAAAAGATGAAGATGAGGAAAGGGAGACATTGGACCTACAGGCACAAAAGGCCCACCGGAAATATGCAAAATTCACTGGCTGGGAATACAAGCAAAAAATGAAACAATTCCTTTACAGAAAAGGTTTCCCGATCGAGTTGATTGAGGAATGGCTAAGCGAAAACCAGGACCTTAACGATCAATGA
- a CDS encoding gamma-type small acid-soluble spore protein yields MAKQQKPGQQTQAGTNIQHVKQQNAQQQAGQQQAGQYSAEFGSEMTNAQEVRRQNQQAQQKAQQQAGQQQAGQQQAGQYSAEFGSEMTNAQEVRRQNQQAQQKAQQQQQQRNK; encoded by the coding sequence ATGGCAAAACAACAAAAGCCAGGACAACAAACACAAGCTGGAACAAACATTCAGCATGTGAAACAACAAAACGCTCAACAGCAAGCTGGTCAACAACAAGCTGGTCAATACTCTGCTGAATTCGGCAGTGAAATGACTAACGCTCAAGAAGTACGTCGTCAAAACCAGCAAGCTCAACAAAAAGCTCAACAACAAGCTGGGCAACAACAAGCTGGTCAACAACAAGCTGGTCAATACTCTGCTGAATTCGGTAGTGAAATGACTAACGCTCAAGAAGTGCGTCGTCAAAACCAGCAAGCTCAACAAAAAGCTCAACAGCAGCAACAACAGCGTAACAAATAG